In Chanodichthys erythropterus isolate Z2021 chromosome 11, ASM2448905v1, whole genome shotgun sequence, a single window of DNA contains:
- the rbpms2b gene encoding RNA-binding protein with multiple splicing 2b isoform X1 yields MSIKSDSEPNNNVSIEEEVRTLFVSGLPTDIKPRELYLLFRPFKGYEGSLIKLTSKQPVGFVTFDSRSGAEAAKNALNGVRFDPENPQTLRLEFAKANTKMAKSKLMGTPNPTNIHPALGAHFIARDPYDLTGATLIPASPEAWSPYPLYTPELSPGLPHTAFTYPAAAAAAAAALHAQMRWYPSTSDSSQPGWKSRQFC; encoded by the exons ATGAGTATCAAGTCTGACTCCGAGCCAAACAACAATGTCTCTATTGAAGAAGAG GTACGAACTCTATTTGTCAGTGGTCTGCCAACAGATATCAAACCTCGTGAGCTGTATCTGCTGTTTCGACCATTTAAG GGTTATGAGGGTTCACTTATCAAGTTAACATCAAAGCAG CCTGTTGGGTTTGTAACCTTTGATAGCCGTTCCGGCGCTGAAGCggcaaaaaatgcattaaat GGGGTTCGATTTGACCCTGAAAACCCGCAGACCCTCCGGTTAGAGTTTGCTAAGGCCAACACGAAGATGGCAAAGAGTAAGCTGATGGGCACTCCGAATCCCACAAATATCCACCCAGCTCTAGGAGCACACTTCATAGCACGGGACCCAT ATGACTTGACAGGGGCTACGTTGATCCCAGCGTCTCCAGAGGCCTGGTCTCCTTACCCACTCTATACCCCGGAGCTCAGCCCCGGCCTGCCCCACACGGCTTTCACCTACCCGGCTGCAGCCGCTGCCGCAGCAGCTGCACTTCATGCTCAG atGCGCTGGTATCCCTCCACATCAGACTCATCCCAGCCTGGATGGAAATCAAGGCAATTCTGCTAA
- the rbpms2b gene encoding RNA-binding protein with multiple splicing 2b isoform X2: protein MSIKSDSEPNNNVSIEEEGYEGSLIKLTSKQPVGFVTFDSRSGAEAAKNALNGVRFDPENPQTLRLEFAKANTKMAKSKLMGTPNPTNIHPALGAHFIARDPYDLTGATLIPASPEAWSPYPLYTPELSPGLPHTAFTYPAAAAAAAAALHAQMRWYPSTSDSSQPGWKSRQFC, encoded by the exons ATGAGTATCAAGTCTGACTCCGAGCCAAACAACAATGTCTCTATTGAAGAAGAG GGTTATGAGGGTTCACTTATCAAGTTAACATCAAAGCAG CCTGTTGGGTTTGTAACCTTTGATAGCCGTTCCGGCGCTGAAGCggcaaaaaatgcattaaat GGGGTTCGATTTGACCCTGAAAACCCGCAGACCCTCCGGTTAGAGTTTGCTAAGGCCAACACGAAGATGGCAAAGAGTAAGCTGATGGGCACTCCGAATCCCACAAATATCCACCCAGCTCTAGGAGCACACTTCATAGCACGGGACCCAT ATGACTTGACAGGGGCTACGTTGATCCCAGCGTCTCCAGAGGCCTGGTCTCCTTACCCACTCTATACCCCGGAGCTCAGCCCCGGCCTGCCCCACACGGCTTTCACCTACCCGGCTGCAGCCGCTGCCGCAGCAGCTGCACTTCATGCTCAG atGCGCTGGTATCCCTCCACATCAGACTCATCCCAGCCTGGATGGAAATCAAGGCAATTCTGCTAA
- the cpeb1b gene encoding LOW QUALITY PROTEIN: cytoplasmic polyadenylation element-binding protein 1 (The sequence of the model RefSeq protein was modified relative to this genomic sequence to represent the inferred CDS: inserted 1 base in 1 codon; substituted 2 bases at 2 genomic stop codons): protein MAFPLRENPRLLNCLDSDIPALSTCSNADTFCRMNTMLGNSLDLSGVCTTPTAKSKRDPFNDRSDSDLSAVRSRMLFPSGGQDSSRGLSDVNNWGLGLGLQSLSLSDWERPWSSHDTDPSTQTNTASLQGILRTPNQLSNKLPSYSEPSIGATDFLEKFPSMARLNSQSFLDTHSISPVDSETSGFSSGSDHLSDLLSSLRISPSVPFLMSSMQRDPLKLALGSRLDHSSSPLTPPPSATPSSGLSHRWPGASIWPNWDLMKTPESPFSIEREAWLHRQAASINEATFTWSGQLPPRHYQNPIYSCKVFLGGVPWDITEAGLINTFKCYGPLSVEWPGKDGKHPRCPPKGYVYLVFESDKSVRALLQDCTEDLLHPEGYSEYYFKMSSRRMRCKDAQVIPWVISDSNYVSCPSQRLDPRNTVFVGALHGMLNAEALASIMNDLFGGVVYAGIDTDKHKYPIGSGRVTFNNQRSYLKAVSAAFVEIKTPKFTKKVQIDPYLEDAICQACSREPGPFFCRDKTCFKYYCRSCWHRQHSMDILSNHRPLMRNQKKRDANXDAHGSTMPYPGCPXAPAALGALLXSQPPFKRPSQELGHGETL from the exons ATGGCGTTTCCTCTG AGAGAAAATCCCAGACTTCTTAACTGCCTGGATTCTGACATTCCAGCCCTGTCCACATGCAGCAATGCCGACACGTTCTGCAGAATGAACACCATGCTAGGCAACTCCCTGGATCTGAGCGGGGTGTGCACGACTCCTACTGCCAAGAGCAAACGAGACCCTTTTAATG ATCGCTCTGACTCAGACCTGTCTGCGGTCCGGAGCAGGATGCTTTTTCCCAGCGGTGGCCAGGACTCATCCAGGGGTCTCTCTGACGTCAATAACTGGGGTCTGGGGCTGGGCCTACAGTCCCTCAGCCTGTCTGACTGGGAGAGACCGTGGAGCAGCCATGACACTGATCCCTCAACACAGACCAACACAGCCTCAT TGCAAGGGATTTTGAGAACTCCCAACCAGCTCTCAAACAAGCTTCCAAGCTACTCTGAGCCTTCAATTGGTGCCACAGACTTCCTAGAAAAATTTCCCAGCATGGCACGCTTAAACTCTCAATCTTTCCTGGACACTCACTCCATTAGCCCTGTGGACTCTGAGACCAGTGGCTTCAGCTCTGGTTCAGATCATCTCTCAGACCTGCTG TCTTCATTGAGGATCTCTCCGTCTGTGCCCTTCCTTATGTCCAGTATGCAAAGGGATCCCCTCAAGCTAGCTCTTGGCTCTCGTCTGGACCACAGCAGCTCACCTCTCACCCCACCACCCAGTGCTACTCCAAGCAGTGGTCTGTCCCACCGCTGGCCTGGTGCCTCCATCTGGCCCAACTGGGACCTGATGAAGACACCTGAGAGCCCTTTCAGCATTGAAAGAGAGGCCTGGCTTCACAGACAGGCGGCTT CAATCAATGAAGCTACCTTCACATGGAGTGGACAGCTGCCCCCCAGACACTACCAAAATCCCATTTATTCCTGCAAGGTCTTTTTGGGAGGTGTTCCCTGGGACATCACTGAGG CTGGTTTGataaacacttttaaatgcTATGGCCCTCTGAGTGTTGAGTGGCCAGGTAAGGATGGCAAGCACCCTCGCTGCCCTCCGAAAG GTTATGTGTACTTGGTGTTTGAATCGGACAAGTCTGTGCGTGCCCTGCTTCAGGACTGCACTGAGGACCTGCTTCATCCTGAGGGCTACAGCGAGTATTACTTCAAAATGTCTAGCAGAAGGATGCGCTGCAAAGAT GCACAGGTGATCCCTTGGGTGATTTCAGACAGTAACTATGTGAGTTGCCCCTCTCAGAGGCTGGACCCTAGGAACACTGTGTTTGTAGGAGCTCTGCATGGCATGCTCAATGCTGAGGCCCTAGCAAGCATCATGAATGATCTTTTTGGAGGAGTTGTGTATGCAGGCATTGACACGGACAAGCACAAGTACCCTATTG GATCTGGACGTGTAACCTTTAACAACCAACGCAGTTATCTGAAAGCTGTGAGTGCTGCATTTGTTGAGATCAAGACTCCCAAATTTACAAAGAag GTTCAAATTGACCCATACTTGGAGGATGCCATCTGTCAAGCATGCAGTCGTGAGCCTGGGCCGTTCTTTTGCAGGGACAAG ACCTGCTTCAAATACTACTGTCGCTCCTGCTGGCATAGGCAGCACTCCATGGACATCCTCAGTAACCACCGCCCTCTGATGCGAAACCAGAAGAAGCGGGACGCCAACTGAGATGCGCATGGCAGCACGATGCCTTATCCTGGATGTC TTGCGCCTGCTGCCCTCGGGGCACTGCTCTAGAGTCAGCCCCCATTCAAAAGGCCCTCCCAGGAGTTGGGGCATGGGGAAACACTGTAG